GcacttgagggccgcatgcggcccgcgggccgtagtttggagacccctgatttaaacaatcgtatcgacgttctagttctagcgatgcataacttcaatgcgaaaccatacaacagtacagaggaaatgagaaagctctcctccaagcgatgaagctctcaACTGGTTGAGGTATCCCGCCACcagatagcgccaccagcttttttgctatttttagaatgcatgagtcgtttgccatctgctaaacgaagtctttctatattccgtttaggtagagaacttgagtcgtttagaagccgtttagtggtcttttagtggatttgtggcacttgggttttGACAGGCCATCCGATAAAATCACATGCGTGAAAGCACTGCCACCAGCCGACGTCTCATCAAAATTATGGGAAAGAAAACTcacattttaaataataactaGCGTTATTTTGTGGTTTCCCAAATGTTTCGTTACGGTGGGTTTTACGGAGTGTCTGGAAACGGCCTCATGTTACCGTCCCTCAATGTGACAAATCTTTTCTTTAGTTTTTCTATGGGATAACTGTCAAATCGTTTGGAATAGGCGAACCCGTACATTTTTCCCACTTTGCATTTGACAGTTGCTTGATCGAGTAACGATCATTCGGTAATGAAAAGGACAATACGCAATGTCAGCTATTTACTAAACTGctatttgtataaaaaatcctcgcatttttttttgagaattCTTGCTGATTGGCGTAAGGattaatcaattttatttatagtTAGAGCTACACAAAGTGACACAACGGTGCAAACGCCGTTGACAGCTGACGTGACATTTGCCCGCTAGCAGTGTATGACCTGCCAAGTACGGGGTTCTCAGAACGGGCTGAAGAAAAACAAGGTTGCTAGGGGACGTCTTGCGCAAAACTCTGTCCGACCGTAAGCTCGGTATCCCTTCGATTCCCCAGATTTGCCGACGAACCCCGTACCCAATCAACTGTAACCCGTGCCGCTGCAATCAATGGCCTCGCTGCTGAAGTTTTCGGCTGGCCTGCGGGCGTACAGCCGCAGCCACCAGCTGCTGTTCCGGGTAAGTTGCTTTCCGGGGTGGAGGGAGGTGAACCCTTTTGCTCGCTGggtgatgaaatttaaattacgtAATTGTAAGATTTCGTATCCGGGCCGATTTGACCGACGCACTGCCCGCTTCCGGACTGGTAGGGGGTCACCGTGCGGGACGATAGGGTCACTTCCACCAGGAAGGCCTCCAAAACCGCCTCTGTTGACACTcattgttcgttttgttttcgtttcgttgctCGCAGCGCACTAAGGTTTCGAATGCGGCCGAATTCCGGGCCGCCCTGGTGAACGTCCCACCAACCGAGGTAACCACGCTGGACAGTGGGCTGCGTGTGGCGAGCGAAGATTCCGGATCGCAGACGGCAACCGTCGGGCTGTGGATCGATGCCGGCTCGCGCTACGAGAACGACAGCAACAACGGGGTCGCCCACTTCCTCGAGCACATGGCGTTCAAGGGTACGGCCAAGCGGTCCCAGACCGACCTAGAGCTCGAGGTCGAAAACATGGGCGCCCACCTCAACGCGTACACGTCCCGGGAGCAGACCGTGTTCTACGCCAAGTGCCTGTCGAAGGACGTGCCGAAGGCGGTCGAGATCCTGTCCGATATCATCCAGCACTCGAAGCTGGGCGAGGCGGAGATCGAGCGCGAGCGGGGTGTGATCCTGCGCGAGATGCAGGAGGTCGAGAGCAACCTGCAGGAGGTGGTGTTTGATCATCTGCACGCGACCGCCTACCAGGCTACGCCGCTCGGCAACACCATCCTTGGCCCGACCAAGAACATCCAGTCGATCGGCAAATCGGACCTGCAGCAGTACATCGATGCGCACTACAAGGCGCCGCGTATCGTGCTGGCAGCGGCTGGCGGCGTACGGCACGGCGATCTGGTGCGCCTGGCCGAGCAGGCCCTCGGCAAGGTCAGCTCGAGCGTGGACGGGAAGGCGGCGGCGCTGGCCCCGTGCCGGTTCACCGGCTCGGAGGTGCGCGTGCGGGACGACTCGCTGCCGCTGGCGCACGTCGCGATCGCGGTCGAGGGCTGCGGCTGGACCGACCAGGACAATGTGCCGCTGATGGTAGCGAATACGCTGATCGGCGCGTGGGACCGGTCGCAGGGCGGTGGCGCCAACAACGCGTCGAAGCTGGCGATGGCGTCGGCGACCGACGGGCTCTGCCACAGCTTCCAGTCGTTCAACACGTGCTACAAGGATACGGGCCTGTGGGGCATCTACTTCGTGTGCGATCCGCTCAAGTGCGAGGACATGCTGTTCAACGTGCAGAACGAATGGATGCGCCTCTGCACGATGGTGACCGAGGGCGAGGTCGAGCGGGCGAAGAACCTCCTCAAGACGAacatgctgctgcagctggacgGCACGACCCCGATCTGCGAGGACATCGGGCGCCAGATGCTGTGCTACAATCGCCGCATACCGCTGCACGAGCTGGAGCAAAGAATTGACGtaagtgttgtttgtttggttcttttgtggttttggttttcgGTTCGGAGCGCCTCAGCTTTACTCAT
The Anopheles arabiensis isolate DONGOLA chromosome X, AaraD3, whole genome shotgun sequence DNA segment above includes these coding regions:
- the LOC120906359 gene encoding mitochondrial-processing peptidase subunit beta, with the protein product MASLLKFSAGLRAYSRSHQLLFRRTKVSNAAEFRAALVNVPPTEVTTLDSGLRVASEDSGSQTATVGLWIDAGSRYENDSNNGVAHFLEHMAFKGTAKRSQTDLELEVENMGAHLNAYTSREQTVFYAKCLSKDVPKAVEILSDIIQHSKLGEAEIERERGVILREMQEVESNLQEVVFDHLHATAYQATPLGNTILGPTKNIQSIGKSDLQQYIDAHYKAPRIVLAAAGGVRHGDLVRLAEQALGKVSSSVDGKAAALAPCRFTGSEVRVRDDSLPLAHVAIAVEGCGWTDQDNVPLMVANTLIGAWDRSQGGGANNASKLAMASATDGLCHSFQSFNTCYKDTGLWGIYFVCDPLKCEDMLFNVQNEWMRLCTMVTEGEVERAKNLLKTNMLLQLDGTTPICEDIGRQMLCYNRRIPLHELEQRIDSVTAQNVRDVAMKYIFDRCPAVAAVGPVENLPDYVRIRSSMYWTRL